The Zingiber officinale cultivar Zhangliang chromosome 9A, Zo_v1.1, whole genome shotgun sequence genome window below encodes:
- the LOC122018534 gene encoding sister chromatid cohesion 1 protein 3-like isoform X2 yields the protein MFYSHSLLSKKGPLGTIWIAAHCFKKLKKYQIHGTDISSSVDKIIPEIHISHRVLAHLLLGIVRIFSKKVDYLYHDCNAALTCMSISFIPLQVTVKKGATFKPQQYSVRAKRQKRDHVDSSEQQTYEDVVETICASHPHVTINVPERLELDSFDLEIPDDNDLADMQPHQQSKSQDHYLDDHCDPFFQNECNHGESIMQDDIVSSCFTPVSDVLPRDMMDIDLQLVEEYNLSSERLVGEDNQRDIRCHRQLKLDQLPDTILHPLKENTIYAHNVENFENSQKPVEPLVLDMTLLSNDEACPSSIKENAIATHPTKTHNGDPLQCDLEPAGIPSPKFSVRTPAKKEHRMLRKRKVLFDEAIVLSNKTLRTGIHDASNLVLKRKKAPHTFLDAWKHDQISTLQLDFSAPLIHCMMASELKTLFQTSSFVCSPMNILGDHDLKPLSPENNINKASEVEQSQHKVVTELPSTGNYTEEPITDKNEIEMQHLGSIESADTGLDFISQELESQEKDAVVQEKGWSLTTRAVARYLYRKLLVSNAEERRRSLSLYQILQRRKRSDSARFFYEILILKERQVIDVNQDSPDEIIISPTQKLEEEFKS from the exons ATGTTCTACTCTCACTCTCTCCTGTCCAAGAAGGGGCCTCTCGGCACCATATGGATTGCGGCTCATTGCTTCAAGAAGCTGAAGAAATACCAGATTCACGGCACTGATATCTCCTCCTCCGTAG ATAAAATTATCCCTGAAATCCACATATCACACAGGGTATTGGCTCACCTTCTTTTGGGTATCGTGAGGATATTCTCAAAGAAAGTTGATTATCTCTACCATGATTGTAATGCGGCTCTGACTTGTATGAGTATATCATTTATCCCTCTCCAAGTCACTGTGAAGAAGGGAGCAACTTTCAAACCTCAGCAATATTCTGTAAGGGCAAAAAGACAGAAACGAGATCATGTAGATTCATCAGAGCAACAAACTTATGAGGATGTGGTTGAAACCATTTGTGCTTCACATCCTCATGTGACTATCAATGTGCCTGAAAGACTGGAGCTTGATTCATTTGATTTAGAGATCCCGGATGACAA TGATTTAGCCGATATGCAGCCTCATCAACAGTCTAAATCCCAAG ACCATTATCTGGACGATCATTGTGATCCTTTTTTTCAGAATGAG TGTAATCATGGGGAATCAATCATGCAGGATGATATTGTTTCTTCTTGTTTTACACCTGTCAGTGA TGTTCTTCCACGAGATATGATGGATATTGACCTTCAGTTAGTTGAAGAGTACAACTTAAGCAGTGAGCGATTAGTAGGGGAGGATAATCAAAGAGATATCAGATGCCATCGGCAACTAAAGTTGGATCAATTGCCGGATACCATCCTACACCCATTAAAAGAGAATACCATATATGCTCACAACGTGGAAAATTTTGAGAATTCACAAAAACCAGTGGAACCTTTGGTTTTAGacatgaccctcctatcaaatgATGAAGCATGCCCATCCTCAATAAAGGAAAATGCAATAGCCACTCATCCAACCAAAACTCACAATGGAGATCCATTGCAATGCGATCTGG AACCTGCAGGCATTCCTTCGCCTAAATTTAGTGTGAGAACTCCAGCTAAAAAAGAACATCGGATGCTGAGAAAGAGAAAAGTTCTTTTTGATGAAGCAATAGTGTTATCTAACAA GACTTTGCGGACGGGAATACATGATGCTAGCAATCTAGTCTTAAAAAGGAAAAAAGCACCGCATACGTTTCTGGATGCGTGGAAACATGATCAAATTTCTACGTTGCAGCTCGACTTTTCAGCTCCTTTAATACATT GTATGATGGCTTCAGAACTGAAGACTCTTTTTCAAACCAGTTCCTTTGTTTGTTCTCCAATGAATATTCTTGGTGACCATGACTTAAAGCCATTGTCTCCTGAAAACAACATCAACAAAGCCTCTGAAGTCGAACAGTCTCAACACAAGGTAGTCACTGAATTGCCATCTACAGGAAATTATACCGAGGAACCTATAACTGATAAAAATGAAATAGAAATGCAACACTTAGGCTCCATTGAATCGGCAGATACTGGGTTGGACTTCATTAGTCAG GAGCTAGAGTCTCAGGAAAAGGATGCAGTTGTCCAAG AGAAGGGATGGTCACTAACGACCAG GGCTGTGGCACGTTATCTCTATCGCAAACTTTTGGTTTCTAATGCTGAAGAAAGAAGACGGAGTTTGAGTTTATACCAAATCCTCCAGAGAAGAAAAAGATCCGACTCGGCTAGGTTTTTCTACGAGATACTG ATTTTAAAGGAACGTCAGGTCATAGATGTCAACCAAGACTCTCCAGATGAGATAATTATATCCCCAACGCAAAAATTGGAAGAAGAGTTCAAAAGTTGA
- the LOC122018534 gene encoding sister chromatid cohesion 1 protein 3-like isoform X3 has product MFYSHSLLSKKGPLGTIWIAAHCFKKLKKYQIHGTDISSSVDKIIPEIHISHRVLAHLLLGIVRIFSKKVDYLYHDCNAALTCMSISFIPLQVTVKKGATFKPQQYSVRAKRQKRDHVDSSEQQTYEDVVETICASHPHVTINVPERLELDSFDLEIPDDNDLADMQPHQQSKSQADHYLDDHCDPFFQNECNHGESIMQDDIVSSCFTPVSDVLPRDMMDIDLQLVEEYNLSSERLVGEDNQRDIRCHRQLKLDQLPDTILHPLKENTIYAHNVENFENSQKPVEPLVLDMTLLSNDEACPSSIKENAIATHPTKTHNGDPLQCDLGIPSPKFSVRTPAKKEHRMLRKRKVLFDEAIVLSNKTLRTGIHDASNLVLKRKKAPHTFLDAWKHDQISTLQLDFSAPLIHCMMASELKTLFQTSSFVCSPMNILGDHDLKPLSPENNINKASEVEQSQHKVVTELPSTGNYTEEPITDKNEIEMQHLGSIESADTGLDFISQELESQEKDAVVQEKGWSLTTRAVARYLYRKLLVSNAEERRRSLSLYQILQRRKRSDSARFFYEILILKERQVIDVNQDSPDEIIISPTQKLEEEFKS; this is encoded by the exons ATGTTCTACTCTCACTCTCTCCTGTCCAAGAAGGGGCCTCTCGGCACCATATGGATTGCGGCTCATTGCTTCAAGAAGCTGAAGAAATACCAGATTCACGGCACTGATATCTCCTCCTCCGTAG ATAAAATTATCCCTGAAATCCACATATCACACAGGGTATTGGCTCACCTTCTTTTGGGTATCGTGAGGATATTCTCAAAGAAAGTTGATTATCTCTACCATGATTGTAATGCGGCTCTGACTTGTATGAGTATATCATTTATCCCTCTCCAAGTCACTGTGAAGAAGGGAGCAACTTTCAAACCTCAGCAATATTCTGTAAGGGCAAAAAGACAGAAACGAGATCATGTAGATTCATCAGAGCAACAAACTTATGAGGATGTGGTTGAAACCATTTGTGCTTCACATCCTCATGTGACTATCAATGTGCCTGAAAGACTGGAGCTTGATTCATTTGATTTAGAGATCCCGGATGACAA TGATTTAGCCGATATGCAGCCTCATCAACAGTCTAAATCCCAAG CAGACCATTATCTGGACGATCATTGTGATCCTTTTTTTCAGAATGAG TGTAATCATGGGGAATCAATCATGCAGGATGATATTGTTTCTTCTTGTTTTACACCTGTCAGTGA TGTTCTTCCACGAGATATGATGGATATTGACCTTCAGTTAGTTGAAGAGTACAACTTAAGCAGTGAGCGATTAGTAGGGGAGGATAATCAAAGAGATATCAGATGCCATCGGCAACTAAAGTTGGATCAATTGCCGGATACCATCCTACACCCATTAAAAGAGAATACCATATATGCTCACAACGTGGAAAATTTTGAGAATTCACAAAAACCAGTGGAACCTTTGGTTTTAGacatgaccctcctatcaaatgATGAAGCATGCCCATCCTCAATAAAGGAAAATGCAATAGCCACTCATCCAACCAAAACTCACAATGGAGATCCATTGCAATGCGATCTGG GCATTCCTTCGCCTAAATTTAGTGTGAGAACTCCAGCTAAAAAAGAACATCGGATGCTGAGAAAGAGAAAAGTTCTTTTTGATGAAGCAATAGTGTTATCTAACAA GACTTTGCGGACGGGAATACATGATGCTAGCAATCTAGTCTTAAAAAGGAAAAAAGCACCGCATACGTTTCTGGATGCGTGGAAACATGATCAAATTTCTACGTTGCAGCTCGACTTTTCAGCTCCTTTAATACATT GTATGATGGCTTCAGAACTGAAGACTCTTTTTCAAACCAGTTCCTTTGTTTGTTCTCCAATGAATATTCTTGGTGACCATGACTTAAAGCCATTGTCTCCTGAAAACAACATCAACAAAGCCTCTGAAGTCGAACAGTCTCAACACAAGGTAGTCACTGAATTGCCATCTACAGGAAATTATACCGAGGAACCTATAACTGATAAAAATGAAATAGAAATGCAACACTTAGGCTCCATTGAATCGGCAGATACTGGGTTGGACTTCATTAGTCAG GAGCTAGAGTCTCAGGAAAAGGATGCAGTTGTCCAAG AGAAGGGATGGTCACTAACGACCAG GGCTGTGGCACGTTATCTCTATCGCAAACTTTTGGTTTCTAATGCTGAAGAAAGAAGACGGAGTTTGAGTTTATACCAAATCCTCCAGAGAAGAAAAAGATCCGACTCGGCTAGGTTTTTCTACGAGATACTG ATTTTAAAGGAACGTCAGGTCATAGATGTCAACCAAGACTCTCCAGATGAGATAATTATATCCCCAACGCAAAAATTGGAAGAAGAGTTCAAAAGTTGA
- the LOC122018534 gene encoding sister chromatid cohesion 1 protein 3-like isoform X1, producing MFYSHSLLSKKGPLGTIWIAAHCFKKLKKYQIHGTDISSSVDKIIPEIHISHRVLAHLLLGIVRIFSKKVDYLYHDCNAALTCMSISFIPLQVTVKKGATFKPQQYSVRAKRQKRDHVDSSEQQTYEDVVETICASHPHVTINVPERLELDSFDLEIPDDNDLADMQPHQQSKSQADHYLDDHCDPFFQNECNHGESIMQDDIVSSCFTPVSDVLPRDMMDIDLQLVEEYNLSSERLVGEDNQRDIRCHRQLKLDQLPDTILHPLKENTIYAHNVENFENSQKPVEPLVLDMTLLSNDEACPSSIKENAIATHPTKTHNGDPLQCDLEPAGIPSPKFSVRTPAKKEHRMLRKRKVLFDEAIVLSNKTLRTGIHDASNLVLKRKKAPHTFLDAWKHDQISTLQLDFSAPLIHCMMASELKTLFQTSSFVCSPMNILGDHDLKPLSPENNINKASEVEQSQHKVVTELPSTGNYTEEPITDKNEIEMQHLGSIESADTGLDFISQELESQEKDAVVQEKGWSLTTRAVARYLYRKLLVSNAEERRRSLSLYQILQRRKRSDSARFFYEILILKERQVIDVNQDSPDEIIISPTQKLEEEFKS from the exons ATGTTCTACTCTCACTCTCTCCTGTCCAAGAAGGGGCCTCTCGGCACCATATGGATTGCGGCTCATTGCTTCAAGAAGCTGAAGAAATACCAGATTCACGGCACTGATATCTCCTCCTCCGTAG ATAAAATTATCCCTGAAATCCACATATCACACAGGGTATTGGCTCACCTTCTTTTGGGTATCGTGAGGATATTCTCAAAGAAAGTTGATTATCTCTACCATGATTGTAATGCGGCTCTGACTTGTATGAGTATATCATTTATCCCTCTCCAAGTCACTGTGAAGAAGGGAGCAACTTTCAAACCTCAGCAATATTCTGTAAGGGCAAAAAGACAGAAACGAGATCATGTAGATTCATCAGAGCAACAAACTTATGAGGATGTGGTTGAAACCATTTGTGCTTCACATCCTCATGTGACTATCAATGTGCCTGAAAGACTGGAGCTTGATTCATTTGATTTAGAGATCCCGGATGACAA TGATTTAGCCGATATGCAGCCTCATCAACAGTCTAAATCCCAAG CAGACCATTATCTGGACGATCATTGTGATCCTTTTTTTCAGAATGAG TGTAATCATGGGGAATCAATCATGCAGGATGATATTGTTTCTTCTTGTTTTACACCTGTCAGTGA TGTTCTTCCACGAGATATGATGGATATTGACCTTCAGTTAGTTGAAGAGTACAACTTAAGCAGTGAGCGATTAGTAGGGGAGGATAATCAAAGAGATATCAGATGCCATCGGCAACTAAAGTTGGATCAATTGCCGGATACCATCCTACACCCATTAAAAGAGAATACCATATATGCTCACAACGTGGAAAATTTTGAGAATTCACAAAAACCAGTGGAACCTTTGGTTTTAGacatgaccctcctatcaaatgATGAAGCATGCCCATCCTCAATAAAGGAAAATGCAATAGCCACTCATCCAACCAAAACTCACAATGGAGATCCATTGCAATGCGATCTGG AACCTGCAGGCATTCCTTCGCCTAAATTTAGTGTGAGAACTCCAGCTAAAAAAGAACATCGGATGCTGAGAAAGAGAAAAGTTCTTTTTGATGAAGCAATAGTGTTATCTAACAA GACTTTGCGGACGGGAATACATGATGCTAGCAATCTAGTCTTAAAAAGGAAAAAAGCACCGCATACGTTTCTGGATGCGTGGAAACATGATCAAATTTCTACGTTGCAGCTCGACTTTTCAGCTCCTTTAATACATT GTATGATGGCTTCAGAACTGAAGACTCTTTTTCAAACCAGTTCCTTTGTTTGTTCTCCAATGAATATTCTTGGTGACCATGACTTAAAGCCATTGTCTCCTGAAAACAACATCAACAAAGCCTCTGAAGTCGAACAGTCTCAACACAAGGTAGTCACTGAATTGCCATCTACAGGAAATTATACCGAGGAACCTATAACTGATAAAAATGAAATAGAAATGCAACACTTAGGCTCCATTGAATCGGCAGATACTGGGTTGGACTTCATTAGTCAG GAGCTAGAGTCTCAGGAAAAGGATGCAGTTGTCCAAG AGAAGGGATGGTCACTAACGACCAG GGCTGTGGCACGTTATCTCTATCGCAAACTTTTGGTTTCTAATGCTGAAGAAAGAAGACGGAGTTTGAGTTTATACCAAATCCTCCAGAGAAGAAAAAGATCCGACTCGGCTAGGTTTTTCTACGAGATACTG ATTTTAAAGGAACGTCAGGTCATAGATGTCAACCAAGACTCTCCAGATGAGATAATTATATCCCCAACGCAAAAATTGGAAGAAGAGTTCAAAAGTTGA
- the LOC122018534 gene encoding uncharacterized protein LOC122018534 isoform X5: MSISFIPLQVTVKKGATFKPQQYSVRAKRQKRDHVDSSEQQTYEDVVETICASHPHVTINVPERLELDSFDLEIPDDNDLADMQPHQQSKSQADHYLDDHCDPFFQNECNHGESIMQDDIVSSCFTPVSDVLPRDMMDIDLQLVEEYNLSSERLVGEDNQRDIRCHRQLKLDQLPDTILHPLKENTIYAHNVENFENSQKPVEPLVLDMTLLSNDEACPSSIKENAIATHPTKTHNGDPLQCDLEPAGIPSPKFSVRTPAKKEHRMLRKRKVLFDEAIVLSNKTLRTGIHDASNLVLKRKKAPHTFLDAWKHDQISTLQLDFSAPLIHCMMASELKTLFQTSSFVCSPMNILGDHDLKPLSPENNINKASEVEQSQHKVVTELPSTGNYTEEPITDKNEIEMQHLGSIESADTGLDFISQELESQEKDAVVQEKGWSLTTRAVARYLYRKLLVSNAEERRRSLSLYQILQRRKRSDSARFFYEILILKERQVIDVNQDSPDEIIISPTQKLEEEFKS; this comes from the exons ATGAGTATATCATTTATCCCTCTCCAAGTCACTGTGAAGAAGGGAGCAACTTTCAAACCTCAGCAATATTCTGTAAGGGCAAAAAGACAGAAACGAGATCATGTAGATTCATCAGAGCAACAAACTTATGAGGATGTGGTTGAAACCATTTGTGCTTCACATCCTCATGTGACTATCAATGTGCCTGAAAGACTGGAGCTTGATTCATTTGATTTAGAGATCCCGGATGACAA TGATTTAGCCGATATGCAGCCTCATCAACAGTCTAAATCCCAAG CAGACCATTATCTGGACGATCATTGTGATCCTTTTTTTCAGAATGAG TGTAATCATGGGGAATCAATCATGCAGGATGATATTGTTTCTTCTTGTTTTACACCTGTCAGTGA TGTTCTTCCACGAGATATGATGGATATTGACCTTCAGTTAGTTGAAGAGTACAACTTAAGCAGTGAGCGATTAGTAGGGGAGGATAATCAAAGAGATATCAGATGCCATCGGCAACTAAAGTTGGATCAATTGCCGGATACCATCCTACACCCATTAAAAGAGAATACCATATATGCTCACAACGTGGAAAATTTTGAGAATTCACAAAAACCAGTGGAACCTTTGGTTTTAGacatgaccctcctatcaaatgATGAAGCATGCCCATCCTCAATAAAGGAAAATGCAATAGCCACTCATCCAACCAAAACTCACAATGGAGATCCATTGCAATGCGATCTGG AACCTGCAGGCATTCCTTCGCCTAAATTTAGTGTGAGAACTCCAGCTAAAAAAGAACATCGGATGCTGAGAAAGAGAAAAGTTCTTTTTGATGAAGCAATAGTGTTATCTAACAA GACTTTGCGGACGGGAATACATGATGCTAGCAATCTAGTCTTAAAAAGGAAAAAAGCACCGCATACGTTTCTGGATGCGTGGAAACATGATCAAATTTCTACGTTGCAGCTCGACTTTTCAGCTCCTTTAATACATT GTATGATGGCTTCAGAACTGAAGACTCTTTTTCAAACCAGTTCCTTTGTTTGTTCTCCAATGAATATTCTTGGTGACCATGACTTAAAGCCATTGTCTCCTGAAAACAACATCAACAAAGCCTCTGAAGTCGAACAGTCTCAACACAAGGTAGTCACTGAATTGCCATCTACAGGAAATTATACCGAGGAACCTATAACTGATAAAAATGAAATAGAAATGCAACACTTAGGCTCCATTGAATCGGCAGATACTGGGTTGGACTTCATTAGTCAG GAGCTAGAGTCTCAGGAAAAGGATGCAGTTGTCCAAG AGAAGGGATGGTCACTAACGACCAG GGCTGTGGCACGTTATCTCTATCGCAAACTTTTGGTTTCTAATGCTGAAGAAAGAAGACGGAGTTTGAGTTTATACCAAATCCTCCAGAGAAGAAAAAGATCCGACTCGGCTAGGTTTTTCTACGAGATACTG ATTTTAAAGGAACGTCAGGTCATAGATGTCAACCAAGACTCTCCAGATGAGATAATTATATCCCCAACGCAAAAATTGGAAGAAGAGTTCAAAAGTTGA
- the LOC122018534 gene encoding sister chromatid cohesion 1 protein 3-like isoform X4, translating to MFYSHSLLSKKGPLGTIWIAAHCFKKLKKYQIHGTDISSSVDKIIPEIHISHRVLAHLLLGIVRIFSKKVDYLYHDCNAALTCMSISFIPLQVTVKKGATFKPQQYSVRAKRQKRDHVDSSEQQTYEDVVETICASHPHVTINVPERLELDSFDLEIPDDNDLADMQPHQQSKSQADHYLDDHCDPFFQNECNHGESIMQDDIVSSCFTPVSDVLPRDMMDIDLQLVEEYNLSSERLVGEDNQRDIRCHRQLKLDQLPDTILHPLKENTIYAHNVENFENSQKPVEPLVLDMTLLSNDEACPSSIKENAIATHPTKTHNGDPLQCDLEPAGIPSPKFSVRTPAKKEHRMLRKRKVLFDEAIVLSNKTLRTGIHDASNLVLKRKKAPHTFLDAWKHDQISTLQLDFSAPLIHCMMASELKTLFQTSSFVCSPMNILGDHDLKPLSPENNINKASEVEQSQHKELESQEKDAVVQEKGWSLTTRAVARYLYRKLLVSNAEERRRSLSLYQILQRRKRSDSARFFYEILILKERQVIDVNQDSPDEIIISPTQKLEEEFKS from the exons ATGTTCTACTCTCACTCTCTCCTGTCCAAGAAGGGGCCTCTCGGCACCATATGGATTGCGGCTCATTGCTTCAAGAAGCTGAAGAAATACCAGATTCACGGCACTGATATCTCCTCCTCCGTAG ATAAAATTATCCCTGAAATCCACATATCACACAGGGTATTGGCTCACCTTCTTTTGGGTATCGTGAGGATATTCTCAAAGAAAGTTGATTATCTCTACCATGATTGTAATGCGGCTCTGACTTGTATGAGTATATCATTTATCCCTCTCCAAGTCACTGTGAAGAAGGGAGCAACTTTCAAACCTCAGCAATATTCTGTAAGGGCAAAAAGACAGAAACGAGATCATGTAGATTCATCAGAGCAACAAACTTATGAGGATGTGGTTGAAACCATTTGTGCTTCACATCCTCATGTGACTATCAATGTGCCTGAAAGACTGGAGCTTGATTCATTTGATTTAGAGATCCCGGATGACAA TGATTTAGCCGATATGCAGCCTCATCAACAGTCTAAATCCCAAG CAGACCATTATCTGGACGATCATTGTGATCCTTTTTTTCAGAATGAG TGTAATCATGGGGAATCAATCATGCAGGATGATATTGTTTCTTCTTGTTTTACACCTGTCAGTGA TGTTCTTCCACGAGATATGATGGATATTGACCTTCAGTTAGTTGAAGAGTACAACTTAAGCAGTGAGCGATTAGTAGGGGAGGATAATCAAAGAGATATCAGATGCCATCGGCAACTAAAGTTGGATCAATTGCCGGATACCATCCTACACCCATTAAAAGAGAATACCATATATGCTCACAACGTGGAAAATTTTGAGAATTCACAAAAACCAGTGGAACCTTTGGTTTTAGacatgaccctcctatcaaatgATGAAGCATGCCCATCCTCAATAAAGGAAAATGCAATAGCCACTCATCCAACCAAAACTCACAATGGAGATCCATTGCAATGCGATCTGG AACCTGCAGGCATTCCTTCGCCTAAATTTAGTGTGAGAACTCCAGCTAAAAAAGAACATCGGATGCTGAGAAAGAGAAAAGTTCTTTTTGATGAAGCAATAGTGTTATCTAACAA GACTTTGCGGACGGGAATACATGATGCTAGCAATCTAGTCTTAAAAAGGAAAAAAGCACCGCATACGTTTCTGGATGCGTGGAAACATGATCAAATTTCTACGTTGCAGCTCGACTTTTCAGCTCCTTTAATACATT GTATGATGGCTTCAGAACTGAAGACTCTTTTTCAAACCAGTTCCTTTGTTTGTTCTCCAATGAATATTCTTGGTGACCATGACTTAAAGCCATTGTCTCCTGAAAACAACATCAACAAAGCCTCTGAAGTCGAACAGTCTCAACACAAG GAGCTAGAGTCTCAGGAAAAGGATGCAGTTGTCCAAG AGAAGGGATGGTCACTAACGACCAG GGCTGTGGCACGTTATCTCTATCGCAAACTTTTGGTTTCTAATGCTGAAGAAAGAAGACGGAGTTTGAGTTTATACCAAATCCTCCAGAGAAGAAAAAGATCCGACTCGGCTAGGTTTTTCTACGAGATACTG ATTTTAAAGGAACGTCAGGTCATAGATGTCAACCAAGACTCTCCAGATGAGATAATTATATCCCCAACGCAAAAATTGGAAGAAGAGTTCAAAAGTTGA